The following proteins are co-located in the Primulina tabacum isolate GXHZ01 chromosome 11, ASM2559414v2, whole genome shotgun sequence genome:
- the LOC142517781 gene encoding uncharacterized protein At5g41620-like — translation MKRWEIDKSGEGPAKKRENLGEKLLRVGKRSGYTTPVAPFWRPKELRLLSLAAAAATAPHGHGGDDQVQEKSLGSVGDNPFQVPRVSARKLAAILWELHHYKLPLEKMNHPRLRRLNHQRHRQLYKEKDGLEPPDPSPGLPDMPGSSSSLKKHVAATLKQHHRAIERSNHALQPVSPASYGSSMELAPYNPAVTPTSSIELKGRTGETSYSLKTSTELLKVLNRIWSLEEQHVSNVSLIKALKKELDHSRSRIKDLIRAQQTDRREIDELVKQIAEDKLIRKNKEQERINATVQSMRDELEDERKLTKRLESLHRKLAHELYDVKTTLASASKELEKERKSRNLLEDLCDEFAWGIRDYEKELHVLRQKSDKSWDGRGDHDLILHISESWLDERVQMKLELEHGSGEKKSAVDKLRTEIEALIQSKNNGNHKINGNKVLRDPTFRRNSLESIPLKLPVSAPRDEDDDDSVGSESNCFELEKTSESNLKSQENEYPKNGNDEKLKQKQVNKSLGSSEMETGFNPSSLQVKFEEQMAQAMSQGEKINHVANGEHSVAGNSVEAAKVNSSERKHESEGIAGLNTNYMIDNLIRNHYLLSESGNVQSDQDFGVASSVWRSHTSPVRQWTEKLPSHDMNLLNQSSSNLPKDLKENTLKAKLFEARTRGQRSRSRLKASIFPSINK, via the exons ATGAAAAGGTGGGAGATTGATAAAAGTGGAGAAGGGCCAGCAAAAAAGCGAGAAAATTTGGGAGAAAAGTTGTTGAGAGTGGGGAAAAGGAGCGGGTACACTACCCCTGTGGCACCCTTTTGGAGACCTAAAGAATTGAGACTCCTATCATTAGCAGCGGCGGCTGCAACGGCTCCTCATGGTCATGGTGGGGATGATCAAGTGCAAGAAAAAAGCCTCGGTTCTGTAGGAGATAACCCTTTCCAGGTTCCTCGTGTTTCTGCGAGGAAACTTGCTGCCATCCTCTGGGAGCTTCATCATTACAAGCTGCCGTTGGAGAAGATGAACCACCCTAGGCTCCGCCGCCTCAACCACCAGCGCCACCGGCAGCTTTACAAAGAGAAGGATGGTCTTGAACCGCCTGATCCTTCACCTGGTTTACCAGACATG CCTGGAAGTTCCAGTAGTTTGAAAAAGCATGTTGCTGCCACACTTAAGCAACATCATCGTGCAATCGAGAGGAGTAATCATGCTCTACAACCTGTGTCACCAGCAAGTTATGGTAGCTCGATGGAG CTTGCACCTTACAACCCTGCAGTTACCCCTACCAGCTCCATAGAATTGAAGGGAAGAACCGGTGAGACGAGCTATAGCTTAAAAACATCGACTGAACTGCTTAAAGTTTTAAATCGTATTTGGAGCCTGGAAGAGCAGCATGTATCCAATGTATCTCTTATCAAAGCATTGAAAAAGGAGTTAGATCATTCTCGTTCACGGATCAAAGATTTGATACGAGCCCAGCAAACTGATCGTCGCGAAATAGATGAGTTGGTAAAGCAGATTGCTGAAGACAAACTCATTAGAAAGAACAAGGAGCAAGAGAGAATCAATGCCACTGTTCAGTCCATGAGGGATGAACTCGAGGATGAGAGAAAGTTGACGAAGAGATTAGAGAGCCTGCACCGTAAGTTAGCCCACGAGCTTTATGATGTGAAAACTACTCTTGCTAGTGCCTCCAAAGAATTGGAGAAAGAAAGAAAGTCGCGCAATCTCTTGGAAGATCTTTGTGATGAATTTGCATGGGGAATAAGAGATTATGAAAAAGAACTGCATGTTTTGAGGCAAAAGTCAGATAAATCTTGGGATGGGCGAGGTGATCACGACTTGATTCTTCACATATCTGAGTCGTGGCTTGATGAACGGGTGCAGATGAAGCTGGAGCTGGAACATGGTTCGGGAGAAAAGAAGTCAGCAGTGGATAAGTTGCGCACTGAAATTGAAGCTTTAATCCAGAGTAAAAACAATGGTAATCACAAGATCAATGGCAACAAAGTATTGAGGGATCCCACATTCCGAAGAAATTCACTTGAATCAATCCCACTAAAGCTGCCTGTTAGTGCTCCCCGAGATGAGGATGATGACGACTCTGTAGGTAGTGAGTCCAACTGTTTCGAGCTCGAAAAAACCAGTGAATCCAACCTAAAATCCCAAGAAAATGAATACCCAAAAAATGGCAATGACGAAAAACTGAAGCAAAAGCAGGTGAACAAATCTCTTGGGTCTTCTGAGATGGAAACTGGTTTCAATCCATCCAGTTTGCAAGTGAAGTTTGAAGAACAGATGGCTCAAGCCATGTCACAGGGTGAAAAGATAAACCATGTCGCAAATGGAGAACACTCTGTCGCTGGGAACTCAGTAGAAGCAGCAAAAGTAAATAGTTCTGAGAGGAAGCATGAATCTGAAGGAATTGCTGGGTTGAACACAAATTATATGATTGACAATTTGATCAGAAATCACTATTTATTGTCAGAAAGCGGAAATGTACAATCTGATCAAGATTTTGGGGTAGCTTCTTCCGTCTGGAGGAGTCATACAAGCCCAGTACGCCAATGGACTGAAAAACTACCATCCCATGATATGAATCTACTCAACCAGTCATCTTCAAACTTGCCGAAGGACTTGAAGGAAAATACATTGAAGGCAAAGTTATTTGAAGCAAGAACAAGGGGACAACGATCACGCTCACGCCTAAAAGCTTCAATTTTTCcttctataaataaataa